The following proteins come from a genomic window of Rhipicephalus microplus isolate Deutch F79 unplaced genomic scaffold, USDA_Rmic scaffold_1162, whole genome shotgun sequence:
- the LOC142796127 gene encoding uncharacterized protein LOC142796127 isoform X3 — translation MPLLLRILRIQLGIRQQQRQVLQEVRQLKHKVRLLSVPQHAQPAQRPSDLPRLPAGTIGEVEAAEAAVQSKAVAAALCKHLLQIGGRGLREIGVNAMKAVLAHDVQVLYSLHGRKGKRAFVNLRLCRLVTDVICQKAGCDQVEALNFIKRWLPGSGDRCGGRKRRFREAFVVEQPDDPHSECRLSAARGSWLPAQPQQPGP, via the exons atgc ctctattgctacggatcctgcggatccaacttggcatccggcagcaacaaagacaggttctgcaggaggtgcgacagctgaagcacaaggtacggctcttgtccgtgcctcagcacgcccagccagcacagcgcccctctgaccttccccggctgcctgctggtacaattggagaagtggaggcagcagaggcagctgtgcagagtaaagctgtggctgcggctttg tgcaagcacctcctgcagattgggggacgtggcctccgagaaattggtgtgaatgccatgaaggctgtattggcacatgacgtgcaagtgctgtacagccttcatggcagaaaaggaaaaagggcctttgtgaacctgaggctctgtagattagtgacag atgtcatctgccaaaaagcagggtgcgaccaggtggaggccctcaactttattaagaggtggctgccagggtctggtgatcgctgtgggggcaggaagcggcgcttcagagaagcatttgttgtggagcagcccgatgatccccactctgagtgcagattatcggctgctcgcggcagctggcttcctgcccagccacagcagccagggccttga
- the LOC142796127 gene encoding uncharacterized protein LOC142796127 isoform X5, whose translation MPLLLRILRIQLGIRQQQRQVLQEVRQLKHKCKHLLQIGGRGLREIGVNAMKAVLAHDVQVLYSLHGRKGKRAFVNLRLCRLVTDVICQKAGCDQVEALNFIKRWLPGSGDRCGGRKRRFREAFVVEQPDDPHSECRLSAARGSWLPAQPQQPGP comes from the exons atgc ctctattgctacggatcctgcggatccaacttggcatccggcagcaacaaagacaggttctgcaggaggtgcgacagctgaagcacaag tgcaagcacctcctgcagattgggggacgtggcctccgagaaattggtgtgaatgccatgaaggctgtattggcacatgacgtgcaagtgctgtacagccttcatggcagaaaaggaaaaagggcctttgtgaacctgaggctctgtagattagtgacag atgtcatctgccaaaaagcagggtgcgaccaggtggaggccctcaactttattaagaggtggctgccagggtctggtgatcgctgtgggggcaggaagcggcgcttcagagaagcatttgttgtggagcagcccgatgatccccactctgagtgcagattatcggctgctcgcggcagctggcttcctgcccagccacagcagccagggccttga
- the LOC142796127 gene encoding uncharacterized protein LOC142796127 isoform X6, whose translation MPLLLRILRIQLGIRQQQRQVLQEVRQLKHKMSSAKKQGATRWRPSTLLRGGCQGLVIAVGAGSGASEKHLLWSSPMIPTLSADYRLLAAAGFLPSHSSQGLDSTTVTVPPTQPDLQ comes from the exons atgc ctctattgctacggatcctgcggatccaacttggcatccggcagcaacaaagacaggttctgcaggaggtgcgacagctgaagcacaag atgtcatctgccaaaaagcagggtgcgaccaggtggaggccctcaactttattaagaggtggctgccagggtctggtgatcgctgtgggggcaggaagcggcgcttcagagaagcatttgttgtggagcagcccgatgatccccactctgagtgcagattatcggctgctcgcggcagctggcttcctgcccagccacagcagccagggccttgacagcaccactgtcactgtgcccccaacgcaacctgacctgcagtag